Proteins co-encoded in one Montipora capricornis isolate CH-2021 chromosome 12, ASM3666992v2, whole genome shotgun sequence genomic window:
- the LOC138026432 gene encoding uncharacterized protein: MFSFNGIRCFHQSFCFTWQCRIVMGKLVQRTFSSSGNLCNTSWSCVRHSRLTKINFCFLHSLYARCLSFSNYQDPKPSRTCINLNTKIRLPNTVREQLKLYETFKNSMDTVHRVMMLYRIAKIIETDQDQVLVLDKEREKSQQGQKSSYMELLESVKRSISSCRPRGLANVMWALGRLVEKDHQLVKVCEKRILSCDMASFNNAGLSQIVTGCASLNLRTSEIFCKLEQDILSGHLEIFAFDNHLLSALLLTFAKTENGSLELFGVFVKEVLSRDFLWFDSRALASFVWSLAKKKFNAKNLFHRVQEEIVQKGTKDLHNAEFVQILWLLLRQKWEAGKFLSFLDNELLSRGVELFENVQLVEVVWSLAKS, translated from the coding sequence ATGTTCTCATTTAATGGAATCAGGTGCTTCCATCAGAGCTTTTGTTTCACATGGCAATGCCGGATTGTAATGGGTAAATTGGTGCAGAGAACATTCAGTTCATCTGGAAACTTATGCAACACATCTTGGTCTTGTGTTAGGCATTCAAGATTGACTaaaataaacttttgtttcctcCACTCCCTGTACGCACGATGTCTCAGCTTTTCCAATTACCAAGACCCAAAACCCTCTAGAACTTGCATCAATCTCAACACGAAAATTAGGTTGCCAAATACAGTTAGGGAACAGCTAAAGCTGTATGAGACATTTAAAAATTCAATGGACACTGTGCATAGAGTCATGATGCTTTATAGAATTGCAAAAATCATTGAAACTGACCAAGATCAAGTTCTTGTGTTGGATAAAGAGCGAGAAAAGTCACAGCAAGGACAAAAGAGTTCATATATGGAATTGCTGGAAAGTGTCAAGAGAAGTATCTCTTCATGCCGGCCTCGTGGTCTTGCTAATGTTATGTGGGCATTAGGAAGGCTAGTTGAGAAAGACCACCAGCTGGTTAAAGTTTGTGAGAAAAGGATTCTGTCTTGTGATATGGCCTCCTTTAACAATGCAGGCTTATCTCAGATTGTCACTGGATGTGCAAGCTTGAACTTGAGGACATCTGAGATATTTTGTAAACTGGAACAAGATATCTTGAGTGGTCACTTGGAAatttttgcatttgataatCATTTGCTTTCAGCATTGTTGCTAACTTTTGCCAAGACGGAGAATGGCTCCCTTGAACTGTTTGGTGTTTTCGTGAAAGAAGTTCTTTCAAGAGACTTCTTGTGGTTTGATAGTCGTGCTCTTGCTTCATTTGTGTGGTCACTGGCAAAGAAGAAATTTAACGCTAAGAACTTATTCCACCGTGTTCAAGAAGAGATAGTtcaaaaaggaacaaaagatcTTCACAATGCTGAGTTTGTTCAGATTCTTTGGCTTTTACTAAGGCAGAAATGGGAAGCAGGgaaatttttgtcttttttggaCAATGAACTTCTTTCAAGAGGTGTCGAGCTGTTTGAAAATGTGCAACTAGTGGAAGTCGTTTGGTCTTTAGCAAAAAGTTAG